From Quercus lobata isolate SW786 chromosome 1, ValleyOak3.0 Primary Assembly, whole genome shotgun sequence, one genomic window encodes:
- the LOC115974585 gene encoding protein DETOXIFICATION 12-like isoform X1: protein MEESLLAKGIKEEKRKPETPSLTWVTFTGELKRLGFLAGPMVVVTLSQYMLQFISLMMVGHLGELALSSTAIAISLSAVTGFSLLLGMASALETLCGQAYGAQQYQKIGIQTYTAIFSLNLVCLPLSLLWMNMGKLLSLIGQDPLISHEAGKFTMWLVPALFAYATLQPLIRYLQTQSLVKPMLISSFVILCFHIPLCWVLVFKSGLGNLGAALAMGISDWLNVILLGLYVKYSSACKKTLVPISKELFQGIGEFFRFAIPSAIMVCLQWWSFELLILLSGLLPNPQLETSVLSVCLNTIGTLYSIPYGLSAAASTRISNELGAGNPQAARVAVFAVLFLAITETSIISTILLASRSVFGYTFTNEKEVVDYVTTMAPLVSLSIILDSLQGVLSGVARGCGWQHIGAYVNLGAFYLCGIPVAAVLGFMTNLRGRGLWIGIQTGAFVQTVMLSMITSCINWEKQASNARERIFEGKLPQDNNENEQRILVS, encoded by the exons ATGGAAGAGAGTTTATTAGCAAAAGGgatcaaagaagagaaaagaaaaccagaaACTCCATCTCTAACATGGGTTACTTTCACTGGGGAGCTCAAGAGGTTGGGATTCTTGGCTGGTCCTATGGTGGTCGTGACTCTATCACAGTACATGTTGCAGTTCATTTCATTAATGATGGTGGGTCATCTGGGTGAACTTGCTCTCTCTAGCACTGCTATAGCCATCTCTCTTTCTGCAGTCACTGGCTTCAGTCTTCTT TTAGGAATGGCCAGTGCGCTAGAAACTCTATGTGGGCAAGCTTATGGTGCTCAGCAATATcaaaaaattggaattcaaaCTTACACTGCTATATTTTCTCTAAACCTTGTCTGTCTTCCTCTGTCTTTGCTATGGATGAACATGGGAAAGTTACTAAGTTTGATAGGCCAAGACCCTCTAATTTCACATGAAGCTGGGAAATTTACAATGTGGCTTGTTCCTGCACTCTTTGCTTATGCGACACTTCAACCGCTCATTAGATACCTTCAGACACAAAGTCTAGTCAAGCCAATGCTTATAAGCTCTTTTGTAATTCTATGTTTTCACATACCACTATGTTGGGTTTTAGTATTCAAGTCTGGACTGGGAAACCTTGGAGCAGCTTTAGCTATGGGAATTTCAGATTGGTTAAATGTGATTTTGCTTGGATTATATGTGAAGTACTCTTCTGCCTGCAAAAAAACCCTTGTTCCAATTTCTAAGGAGCTGTTCCAAGGAATTGGGGAGTTTTTCCGCTTTGCTATCCCTTCTGCTATAATGGTTTg CCTCCAGTGGTGGTCTTTTGAGCTTCTTATACTGTTGTCTGGTCTTTTACCTAATCCGCAACTTGAAACTTCAGTTCTTTCTGTGTG TCTCAATACGATTGGAACACTCTATTCAATACCGTATGGACTTAGTGCTGCAGCAAG tACTAGAATTTCAAATGAATTAGGAGCAGGAAACCCACAAGCTGCTCGTGTGGCTGTCTTTGCTGTATTGTTTCTTGCAATCACAGAGACCAGTATAATAAGCACAATCCTTCTTGCAAGCCGGAGTGTTTTTGGTTACACTTTTACCAACGAGAAGGAAGTTGTGGACTATGTGACAACCATGGCTCCCCTGGTTTCTCTGTCAATTATACTGGACAGCTTACAAGGGGTACTCTCAg GTGTTGCTAGAGGATGTGGGTGGCAACATATAGGAGCTTATGTCAACTTGGGGGCGTTCTATCTTTGTGGGATTCCAGTTGCTGCGGTTCTGGGTTTCATGACAAATTTAAGAGGAAGGGGCCTATGGATTGGAATACAAACTGGTGCTTTTGTTCAGACAGTTATGCTCTCAATGATAACAAGTTGCATAAATTGGGAAAAACAG GCAAGCAATGCAAGGGAGAGGATATTTGAGGGGAAACTTCCACAAGATAATAATGAGAATGAGCAGAGAATTTTGGTGAGCTAA